One Vespula pensylvanica isolate Volc-1 chromosome 1, ASM1446617v1, whole genome shotgun sequence genomic region harbors:
- the LOC122635447 gene encoding cyclin-T-like isoform X1, whose translation MAADEKWYFTKEQLINTPSRRCGIDADKELSYRQQAANFIQDMGQRLVVTQLCINTAIVYMHRFYVFHSLSHFHRNSIAAAALFLAAKVEEQPRKLEHVIKMAHMCLHRDQPPPDIRSEQYLEQAQDLVFNENVLLQTLGFDVAIDHPHTHVVRCCQLVKASKDLAQTSYFMASNSLHLTTMCLQYKPTVVACFCIHLACKWSNWEIPQSNEGKHWFWYVDRTVTSELLQQLTAEFLHIFDKCPSRLKRKIMSISANQSPSINHPSLPNSPFDAEPRKVQSPASAADGGPTFHSNRPHHTEKQEEKKQLPPTNTRPPADYREYREKKERERLEREKATTPVTSVQSHAVDINKHHSHHHKPVSGTNIPNKHSVPPGQKTTLHHNHHHRQEMKVSQPVPQRHSTGNQPREPNRDPSRQRIQREYNSSSSSTSSTVHSHGHTIHQTKDVNVDNTLPDITSHRSDVATLPDNLSNNNHNLQRLSTMDGKHQTHDKRVYDPRHKAVDHRKDGEQKTYNKYPDSSRDRQRKSDTLEQRCEEVRKLIEKPLPFPKPALDVQHAANIQKQSYHGKYSQPDKPQGSTSAFISDMKPISISQNAFSQEKSPTTIASSLPQISQKSISSKPTINQHSAYGVPQTLKDSIKNGNSQSSCLTSLNNIDDPKAEKRPRHDELIEQQQNLLQTPTTKHKSLFSPEKVQTSRESHSQRPKSKQKTPPSAVKVPKERAPETLTGLNLVSPFASPPGLQQTDSMSMKRSASDASTISHKRHRTTSSSENEPQLKMKMEDTSSLEAMKMLGRVPELIQPIRDNPSSNGRSTSVASDLQPPELIKPFEPEPVISRFGSMVTNGLDTGVEAQQQPVQMEYLSPMKSAQSISALLQEPLAPLPSLLQGMQQFSSQITSQQAHQEQVVQQEQQQQSQQLPQQQQAQMQLQVQSQTLQHQHQHSHQHQQPITSHSLLLPDSQLAVQTQCMTLPSSMNETSVVSTVDISVLSAPVQNNTDGIVQTVPTTVQPTVPIVVEEKRTEHHKSEKKKKKEKHKHKDKEKNKEKHKHKHKDKDKERHREKDKEKNEETLPAAPIKITIPKEKLNLSGETTVTSGGTVVIPEKNKSPQSTGLKLKILKDRLKSAENVPSTQAQPVPQAPLKMKIRTDAIWRSSTGSVPVTTTSASTIASVPDYSGDGRKRERIDVNESTSNVVPPTKKQQQQQQQQHHHHYHHHQQQQQQQQQQQQQQQQQQQQQQHQQQQQHQSQQISSMAAGGYSQHRPGERQNGRHYSSGSNNKVRGGGRGGRQYIKRGLPPSGSAGNFNIAGQRDGYYQQDTYSNINVHHSSNHPSSSNRTDTAYNRAAHVAQADSYFANFTNFPPPSIYNPAAAAAAAAAAASGYMYDPAMSYYQQYQQQYSMYPAGNVIMTPDGAIDTSVPPPSLPPNVRRSPVMIVRPTHQSGVSTQQETDKPPPLPTGPPPSSSPPPPPPPE comes from the exons atgGCGGCTGACGAAAAATGGTACTTTACAAAAGAACAGCTTATAAACACGCCGAGCAGAAGATGCGGCATCGACGCGGATAAAGAACTAAGTTACAGGCAGCAGGCGGCGAATTTCATCCAGGACATGGGACAGCGACTCGTGGT TACACAATTATGCATCAACACAGCAATAGTCTACATGCACAGGTTCTATGTGTTCCATTCGTTGTCACACTTTCACCGGAATTCAATTGCTGCAGCAGCCCTTTTTTTAGCAGCGAAAGTAGAAGAACAACCACGCAAACTTGAACATGTTATCAAAATGGCACATATGTGTTTGCACAGAGATCAGCCGCCACCTGACATCAGGTCTGAG CAATACCTTGAACAAGCTCAAGACTTggtatttaatgaaaatgtcCTACTACAGACATTGGGGTTTGATGTTGCCATTGATCATCCCCACACACACGTTGTCAGGTGTTGTCAACTGGTTAAAG cgAGCAAGGACTTAGCCCAGACGTCATACTTCATGGCATCTAACAG ctTACACTTAACAACGATGTGTCTACAATACAAACCCACAGTAGTTGCCTGTTTCTGCATCCATTTAGCATGTAAATGGTCCAATTGGGAG ATACCTCAGAGTAATGAAGGAAAACATTGGTTTTGGTACGTTGATAGGACAGTAACATCAGAACTACTACAACAACTTACAGCagaatttttacatatattcgaCAAATGTCCGTCgagattaaaaaggaaaataatgagCATTTCTGCTAATCAAAGCCCGAGTATCAATCACCCAAGTTTGCCAAATTCGCCATTT GATGCTGAACCACGAAAAGTTCAATCTCCAGCATCGGCGGCAGACGGAGGGCCAACATTTCATTCTAATCGGCCGCATCATACAGaaaaacaggaagaaaagaaacaacttCCTCCGACAAATACAAGACCACCTGCTGATTATCGTgaatatcgagagaaaaaggaacgtgaacgtttagagagagaaaaagcaacaACTCCAGTTACAAGTGTTCAAAGTCATGCAGTTGACATTAATAAGCATCATTCGCATCATCATAAACCTGTGTCCGGAACAAATATACCTAATAAGCATTCCGTGCCACCGGGGCAAAAAACTACATtacatcataatcatcatcatagACAAGAGATGAAAGTTAGTCAACCAGTACCACAAAGGCATTCTACAGGCAACCAGCCGCGAGAACCCAATCGTGATCCTAGTAGACAAAGGATACAAAGGGAATACAATTCTAGTAGTAGTTCAACTAGTAGTACCGTGCATTCTCATGGTCATACGATACATCAAACAAAGGATGTAAACGTAGACAACACTTTACCAGATATTACATCACACAGATCTGATGTTGCTACATTGCCAGACAATCTCAGCAATAACAACCATAATTTACAAAGGTTAAGCACAATGGATGGAAAACATCAAACTCACGACAAAAGGGTCTATGATCCAAGGCATAAAGCTGTAGATCACAGGAAAGATGGAGAACAAAAAACATATAACAAATATCCTGATTCGTCGAGAGATAGACAGCGGAAATCTGATACTTTGGAACAGAGATGTGAAGAAGTACGTAAACTTATAGAAAAACCTTTACCATTTCCAAAACCAGCATTGGATGTACAACATGCTGCCAATATACAGAAACAATCCTATCATGGTAAATATAGTCAACCGGATAAACCACAAGGAAGCACCAGTGCGTTTATAAGTGATATGAAACCGATCTCTATATCTCAAAACGCATTCTCTCAAGAAAAATCTCCGACGACCATCGCGTCTTCTCTGCCACAAATCTCACAAAAAAGCATATCTTCTAAGCCCACGATAAATCAGCATTCTGCTTATGGTGTTCCACAAACGTTAAAAGATTCGATTAAGAATGGAAATTCTCAATCCTCGTGTTTGAcgtctttaaataatatagacgATCCAAAAGCTGAAAAACGTCCGCGACACGACGAATTGATCGAACAACAACAAAACTTATTACAAACGCCAACGACCAAGCACAAATCATTGTTTAGTCCGGAAAAAGTGCAAACCAGTCGGGAGTCTCACTCTCAGAGGCCtaaatcgaaacaaaaaacGCCACCTTCGGCTGTTAAAGTTCCTAAAGAACGTGCACCAGAGACACTAACTGGTCTTAATTTGGTGTCACCATTCGCGAGTCCGCCAGGTTTACAACAAACTGATTCGATGTCAATGAAACGTTCAGCTAGCGATGCATCGACGATATCTCATAAAAGGCATCGGACTACAAGTTCTAGTGAAAACGAGCCCCAGTTGAAAATGAAGATGGAAGATACGTCAAGTTTAGAGGCCATGAAGATGCTTGGTAGAGTACCAGAGCTTATCCAACCAATTAGAGATAATCCTTCGTCAAATGGTAGAAGTACTTCGGTGGCTAGCGATTTACAACCTCCAGAATTAATCAAACCGTTTGAACCGGAACCTGTGATTTCTCGTTTTGGTAGTATGGTTACAAATGGGTTGGACACAGGCGTCGAGGCTCAACAACAACCAGTGCAAATGGAATATTTGTCACCAATGAAATCGGCTCAAAGTATAAGTGCTCTATTGCAGGAACCTTTAGCTCCGTTGCCATCTTTATTGCAAGGAATGCAGCAATTTAGTAGTCAAATAACATCACAACAAGCGCATCAGGAGCAAGTTGTTCAGCAAGAGCAACAACAGCAGTCGCAACAGTTGCCGCAGCAGCAGCAAGCACAGATGCAATTACAAGTACAGTCACAGACACTACAACATCAACATCAACACTCGCATCAACACCAACAACCTATAACTTCTCATTCATTGTTACTTCCTGATAGCCAATTAGCAGTACAAACACAGTGCATGACACTGCCTTCATCAATGAATGAAACGTCTGTAGTTTCAACGGTCGATATTAGTGTTCTATCTGCTCCGGTACAAAATAATACAGATGGAATAGTTCAGACCGTACCAACAACAGTACAGCCAACAGTGCCGATAGTggtcgaagagaagagaacggaGCATCAtaagagtgaaaagaaaaagaaaaaagaaaaacacaaacataaagataaggagaaaaataaagaaaaacacaaacacaaacacaaaGATAAGGACAAGGAGAGGCATCGTGAAAAAGACaaggagaaaaatgaagagacgTTACCGGCTGCACCGATCAAGATAACAATACctaaagagaaattaaatctCAGTGGTGAAACGACTGTTACCAGTGGCGGTACTGTCGTCATAcctgagaaaaataaatcaccTCAAAGTACCGGTTTGaagttgaaaattttaaaagatcgaTTGAAGAGTGCGGAAAATGTACCGAGTACGCAGGCTCAACCGGTGCCACAGGCAccgttaaaaatgaaaatacgaaCGGACGCGATCTGGAGAAGTTCAACAGGTAGCGTACCGGTAACAACGACAAGCGCTTCGACGATCGCTAGTGTACCGGACTATTCGGGTGATggtcgaaaaagagaaagaatcgatGTCAACGAGAGTACGTCGAACGTGGTTCCGCCGACGAAaaagcaacagcaacaacaacaacagcaacaccATCATCACTATCATCAccatcagcagcagcagcagcagcagcagcagcagcagcagcagcaacaacaacaacaacaacaacagcaacaccaacaacaacaacaacatcagTCACAGCAGATCTCATCGATGGCCGCCGGTGGTTACAGTCAACATCGTCCTGGGGAAAGGCAGAACGGCAGGCACTATAGTTCAGGCAGCAATAACAAGGTACGTGGAGGCGGCAGAGGCGGCCGCCAGTATATCAAGCGCGGGCTACCACCATCAGGATCGGCTGGCAATTTCAATATAGCCGGTCAACGTGACGGCTATTATCAGCAGGATACCTATAGTAATATCAATGTCCATCATTCCTCTAATCATCCTTCGTCATCTAATAGAACTGATACAGCCTACAACAGGGCTGCTCACGTCGCCCAGGCTGATTCATATTTTGCTAACTTCACCAATTTTCCACCGCCCTCGATATACAATcctgccgccgccgccgccgccgctgccGCCGCTGCTTCCGGATACATGTATGACCCTGCTATGAGTTATTATCAACAATATCAGCAGCAGTACTCCATGTATCCGGCGGGCAATGTCATAATGACACCGGATGGCGCCATCGATACGTCCGTTCCACCACCCTCATTACCTCCCAATGTACGTCGAAGTCCCGTTATGATTGTACGACCGACTCATCAGTCGGGCGTGTCTACTCAGCAAGAAACTGACAAACCGCCTCCGTTGCCTACCGGACCACCCCCGAGTTCTTCTCCACCCCCACCCCCACCCCCAGAGTAG
- the LOC122635447 gene encoding cyclin-T-like isoform X2, whose protein sequence is MHRFYVFHSLSHFHRNSIAAAALFLAAKVEEQPRKLEHVIKMAHMCLHRDQPPPDIRSEQYLEQAQDLVFNENVLLQTLGFDVAIDHPHTHVVRCCQLVKASKDLAQTSYFMASNSLHLTTMCLQYKPTVVACFCIHLACKWSNWEIPQSNEGKHWFWYVDRTVTSELLQQLTAEFLHIFDKCPSRLKRKIMSISANQSPSINHPSLPNSPFDAEPRKVQSPASAADGGPTFHSNRPHHTEKQEEKKQLPPTNTRPPADYREYREKKERERLEREKATTPVTSVQSHAVDINKHHSHHHKPVSGTNIPNKHSVPPGQKTTLHHNHHHRQEMKVSQPVPQRHSTGNQPREPNRDPSRQRIQREYNSSSSSTSSTVHSHGHTIHQTKDVNVDNTLPDITSHRSDVATLPDNLSNNNHNLQRLSTMDGKHQTHDKRVYDPRHKAVDHRKDGEQKTYNKYPDSSRDRQRKSDTLEQRCEEVRKLIEKPLPFPKPALDVQHAANIQKQSYHGKYSQPDKPQGSTSAFISDMKPISISQNAFSQEKSPTTIASSLPQISQKSISSKPTINQHSAYGVPQTLKDSIKNGNSQSSCLTSLNNIDDPKAEKRPRHDELIEQQQNLLQTPTTKHKSLFSPEKVQTSRESHSQRPKSKQKTPPSAVKVPKERAPETLTGLNLVSPFASPPGLQQTDSMSMKRSASDASTISHKRHRTTSSSENEPQLKMKMEDTSSLEAMKMLGRVPELIQPIRDNPSSNGRSTSVASDLQPPELIKPFEPEPVISRFGSMVTNGLDTGVEAQQQPVQMEYLSPMKSAQSISALLQEPLAPLPSLLQGMQQFSSQITSQQAHQEQVVQQEQQQQSQQLPQQQQAQMQLQVQSQTLQHQHQHSHQHQQPITSHSLLLPDSQLAVQTQCMTLPSSMNETSVVSTVDISVLSAPVQNNTDGIVQTVPTTVQPTVPIVVEEKRTEHHKSEKKKKKEKHKHKDKEKNKEKHKHKHKDKDKERHREKDKEKNEETLPAAPIKITIPKEKLNLSGETTVTSGGTVVIPEKNKSPQSTGLKLKILKDRLKSAENVPSTQAQPVPQAPLKMKIRTDAIWRSSTGSVPVTTTSASTIASVPDYSGDGRKRERIDVNESTSNVVPPTKKQQQQQQQQHHHHYHHHQQQQQQQQQQQQQQQQQQQQQQHQQQQQHQSQQISSMAAGGYSQHRPGERQNGRHYSSGSNNKVRGGGRGGRQYIKRGLPPSGSAGNFNIAGQRDGYYQQDTYSNINVHHSSNHPSSSNRTDTAYNRAAHVAQADSYFANFTNFPPPSIYNPAAAAAAAAAAASGYMYDPAMSYYQQYQQQYSMYPAGNVIMTPDGAIDTSVPPPSLPPNVRRSPVMIVRPTHQSGVSTQQETDKPPPLPTGPPPSSSPPPPPPPE, encoded by the exons ATGCACAGGTTCTATGTGTTCCATTCGTTGTCACACTTTCACCGGAATTCAATTGCTGCAGCAGCCCTTTTTTTAGCAGCGAAAGTAGAAGAACAACCACGCAAACTTGAACATGTTATCAAAATGGCACATATGTGTTTGCACAGAGATCAGCCGCCACCTGACATCAGGTCTGAG CAATACCTTGAACAAGCTCAAGACTTggtatttaatgaaaatgtcCTACTACAGACATTGGGGTTTGATGTTGCCATTGATCATCCCCACACACACGTTGTCAGGTGTTGTCAACTGGTTAAAG cgAGCAAGGACTTAGCCCAGACGTCATACTTCATGGCATCTAACAG ctTACACTTAACAACGATGTGTCTACAATACAAACCCACAGTAGTTGCCTGTTTCTGCATCCATTTAGCATGTAAATGGTCCAATTGGGAG ATACCTCAGAGTAATGAAGGAAAACATTGGTTTTGGTACGTTGATAGGACAGTAACATCAGAACTACTACAACAACTTACAGCagaatttttacatatattcgaCAAATGTCCGTCgagattaaaaaggaaaataatgagCATTTCTGCTAATCAAAGCCCGAGTATCAATCACCCAAGTTTGCCAAATTCGCCATTT GATGCTGAACCACGAAAAGTTCAATCTCCAGCATCGGCGGCAGACGGAGGGCCAACATTTCATTCTAATCGGCCGCATCATACAGaaaaacaggaagaaaagaaacaacttCCTCCGACAAATACAAGACCACCTGCTGATTATCGTgaatatcgagagaaaaaggaacgtgaacgtttagagagagaaaaagcaacaACTCCAGTTACAAGTGTTCAAAGTCATGCAGTTGACATTAATAAGCATCATTCGCATCATCATAAACCTGTGTCCGGAACAAATATACCTAATAAGCATTCCGTGCCACCGGGGCAAAAAACTACATtacatcataatcatcatcatagACAAGAGATGAAAGTTAGTCAACCAGTACCACAAAGGCATTCTACAGGCAACCAGCCGCGAGAACCCAATCGTGATCCTAGTAGACAAAGGATACAAAGGGAATACAATTCTAGTAGTAGTTCAACTAGTAGTACCGTGCATTCTCATGGTCATACGATACATCAAACAAAGGATGTAAACGTAGACAACACTTTACCAGATATTACATCACACAGATCTGATGTTGCTACATTGCCAGACAATCTCAGCAATAACAACCATAATTTACAAAGGTTAAGCACAATGGATGGAAAACATCAAACTCACGACAAAAGGGTCTATGATCCAAGGCATAAAGCTGTAGATCACAGGAAAGATGGAGAACAAAAAACATATAACAAATATCCTGATTCGTCGAGAGATAGACAGCGGAAATCTGATACTTTGGAACAGAGATGTGAAGAAGTACGTAAACTTATAGAAAAACCTTTACCATTTCCAAAACCAGCATTGGATGTACAACATGCTGCCAATATACAGAAACAATCCTATCATGGTAAATATAGTCAACCGGATAAACCACAAGGAAGCACCAGTGCGTTTATAAGTGATATGAAACCGATCTCTATATCTCAAAACGCATTCTCTCAAGAAAAATCTCCGACGACCATCGCGTCTTCTCTGCCACAAATCTCACAAAAAAGCATATCTTCTAAGCCCACGATAAATCAGCATTCTGCTTATGGTGTTCCACAAACGTTAAAAGATTCGATTAAGAATGGAAATTCTCAATCCTCGTGTTTGAcgtctttaaataatatagacgATCCAAAAGCTGAAAAACGTCCGCGACACGACGAATTGATCGAACAACAACAAAACTTATTACAAACGCCAACGACCAAGCACAAATCATTGTTTAGTCCGGAAAAAGTGCAAACCAGTCGGGAGTCTCACTCTCAGAGGCCtaaatcgaaacaaaaaacGCCACCTTCGGCTGTTAAAGTTCCTAAAGAACGTGCACCAGAGACACTAACTGGTCTTAATTTGGTGTCACCATTCGCGAGTCCGCCAGGTTTACAACAAACTGATTCGATGTCAATGAAACGTTCAGCTAGCGATGCATCGACGATATCTCATAAAAGGCATCGGACTACAAGTTCTAGTGAAAACGAGCCCCAGTTGAAAATGAAGATGGAAGATACGTCAAGTTTAGAGGCCATGAAGATGCTTGGTAGAGTACCAGAGCTTATCCAACCAATTAGAGATAATCCTTCGTCAAATGGTAGAAGTACTTCGGTGGCTAGCGATTTACAACCTCCAGAATTAATCAAACCGTTTGAACCGGAACCTGTGATTTCTCGTTTTGGTAGTATGGTTACAAATGGGTTGGACACAGGCGTCGAGGCTCAACAACAACCAGTGCAAATGGAATATTTGTCACCAATGAAATCGGCTCAAAGTATAAGTGCTCTATTGCAGGAACCTTTAGCTCCGTTGCCATCTTTATTGCAAGGAATGCAGCAATTTAGTAGTCAAATAACATCACAACAAGCGCATCAGGAGCAAGTTGTTCAGCAAGAGCAACAACAGCAGTCGCAACAGTTGCCGCAGCAGCAGCAAGCACAGATGCAATTACAAGTACAGTCACAGACACTACAACATCAACATCAACACTCGCATCAACACCAACAACCTATAACTTCTCATTCATTGTTACTTCCTGATAGCCAATTAGCAGTACAAACACAGTGCATGACACTGCCTTCATCAATGAATGAAACGTCTGTAGTTTCAACGGTCGATATTAGTGTTCTATCTGCTCCGGTACAAAATAATACAGATGGAATAGTTCAGACCGTACCAACAACAGTACAGCCAACAGTGCCGATAGTggtcgaagagaagagaacggaGCATCAtaagagtgaaaagaaaaagaaaaaagaaaaacacaaacataaagataaggagaaaaataaagaaaaacacaaacacaaacacaaaGATAAGGACAAGGAGAGGCATCGTGAAAAAGACaaggagaaaaatgaagagacgTTACCGGCTGCACCGATCAAGATAACAATACctaaagagaaattaaatctCAGTGGTGAAACGACTGTTACCAGTGGCGGTACTGTCGTCATAcctgagaaaaataaatcaccTCAAAGTACCGGTTTGaagttgaaaattttaaaagatcgaTTGAAGAGTGCGGAAAATGTACCGAGTACGCAGGCTCAACCGGTGCCACAGGCAccgttaaaaatgaaaatacgaaCGGACGCGATCTGGAGAAGTTCAACAGGTAGCGTACCGGTAACAACGACAAGCGCTTCGACGATCGCTAGTGTACCGGACTATTCGGGTGATggtcgaaaaagagaaagaatcgatGTCAACGAGAGTACGTCGAACGTGGTTCCGCCGACGAAaaagcaacagcaacaacaacaacagcaacaccATCATCACTATCATCAccatcagcagcagcagcagcagcagcagcagcagcagcagcagcaacaacaacaacaacaacaacagcaacaccaacaacaacaacaacatcagTCACAGCAGATCTCATCGATGGCCGCCGGTGGTTACAGTCAACATCGTCCTGGGGAAAGGCAGAACGGCAGGCACTATAGTTCAGGCAGCAATAACAAGGTACGTGGAGGCGGCAGAGGCGGCCGCCAGTATATCAAGCGCGGGCTACCACCATCAGGATCGGCTGGCAATTTCAATATAGCCGGTCAACGTGACGGCTATTATCAGCAGGATACCTATAGTAATATCAATGTCCATCATTCCTCTAATCATCCTTCGTCATCTAATAGAACTGATACAGCCTACAACAGGGCTGCTCACGTCGCCCAGGCTGATTCATATTTTGCTAACTTCACCAATTTTCCACCGCCCTCGATATACAATcctgccgccgccgccgccgccgctgccGCCGCTGCTTCCGGATACATGTATGACCCTGCTATGAGTTATTATCAACAATATCAGCAGCAGTACTCCATGTATCCGGCGGGCAATGTCATAATGACACCGGATGGCGCCATCGATACGTCCGTTCCACCACCCTCATTACCTCCCAATGTACGTCGAAGTCCCGTTATGATTGTACGACCGACTCATCAGTCGGGCGTGTCTACTCAGCAAGAAACTGACAAACCGCCTCCGTTGCCTACCGGACCACCCCCGAGTTCTTCTCCACCCCCACCCCCACCCCCAGAGTAG